One genomic window of Prochlorococcus marinus str. NATL2A includes the following:
- the ppk1 gene encoding polyphosphate kinase 1, with product MTSPKINNETYINRELSWIDFNKRVLELATEEETPLLEKIKFSSIFSNNLDEFFMVRVASLKSQVEGGISKRSQDGKSPEEQLIGIRNYLDPILKTQQYKTKQYIEDDFKKEDIFILEYKELNERQKVWINNYFTTAIFPILTPLAVDPSHPFPFISNLSLNLAAIIVDSESDKEQFTRIKIPGESISRFISIPIELHDNESTKYTGIAIEQIIANNLSMLFPGMSVKEYSFFRVTRDADLELRDLEADDLMSALEEGLRKRRKGGEVVRLEVSTNTPKVILDLLQEGMNIDKENLYQIEGLLALDELIELTNFNLPKLKFREHQGVTHNSLKNSQLREQEELDTRSNSNFKSIFSIIRRSDLLVHHPYNLFSTSVEEFINQAAEDKQVMGIKMTLYRISKDSLIIDALIRAAEKGKQVMALVELKARFDEDNNIQWAKQLEQAGVHVVYGVIGLKTHTKIALIIRKEKNRLRTYFHIGTGNYNSKTSKTYTDFGLLSCQPELGQDLIELFNYLTGFAKQQSYRKLLVAPVTLRSGIEKLIKREINYAKNGLPAKIIAKMNSLVDPEIIKLLYIASQEGVKIELIIRGMCCLYPQKKGLSENIKVTSIIGRFLEHSRIFWFNNDGDAEVFIGSADWMRRNLDRRVEAVTPIEENKIKKEIKHLLDSYLEANQDSWNMQSDGSYTKNQILNDKKKYIQEKIIKLYKKEEN from the coding sequence ATGACTAGTCCAAAAATCAATAATGAAACTTATATTAATCGTGAACTCAGTTGGATAGATTTTAACAAACGTGTTTTAGAACTTGCTACAGAAGAGGAAACGCCATTACTAGAAAAAATTAAATTCAGTTCAATTTTTAGCAATAATTTAGACGAATTTTTTATGGTTAGAGTTGCTTCATTAAAATCACAAGTAGAAGGTGGAATCTCAAAAAGAAGCCAAGATGGAAAATCACCTGAAGAACAACTTATCGGAATTCGAAATTATTTAGACCCTATTTTAAAGACGCAGCAATATAAAACAAAACAATATATTGAAGATGACTTTAAAAAAGAGGATATATTTATTCTTGAATATAAAGAATTAAATGAAAGACAAAAAGTTTGGATAAATAATTATTTTACCACTGCAATTTTTCCGATACTAACTCCCTTAGCAGTTGACCCTTCTCATCCATTCCCATTTATAAGTAATCTTAGTTTAAATTTAGCTGCAATTATCGTCGATAGTGAATCAGATAAAGAGCAATTTACCCGCATAAAAATTCCTGGAGAAAGTATTTCCAGATTTATAAGTATTCCAATTGAACTACATGATAATGAATCAACAAAATACACAGGAATAGCGATTGAACAAATCATTGCAAATAATCTGTCCATGCTTTTCCCTGGAATGAGTGTTAAAGAATATTCGTTCTTTCGCGTTACAAGAGATGCTGATCTAGAGCTTCGAGACCTTGAAGCTGATGATTTAATGAGTGCTCTAGAAGAAGGTTTACGCAAGCGCCGCAAAGGAGGTGAAGTAGTCAGGCTCGAAGTCTCTACAAATACCCCAAAAGTGATTCTTGATCTTTTACAAGAAGGGATGAATATTGACAAAGAAAACTTATATCAAATTGAGGGGTTACTAGCATTAGATGAATTAATAGAATTAACTAATTTCAATCTTCCTAAATTAAAATTTAGAGAGCATCAAGGCGTTACTCATAATTCACTCAAAAATAGTCAATTACGAGAACAAGAAGAATTAGATACTAGAAGTAACAGCAATTTTAAAAGTATATTCTCCATTATTCGCCGTAGTGATTTACTAGTCCATCACCCATACAATCTATTCTCAACATCAGTCGAAGAGTTTATTAATCAAGCTGCGGAAGATAAGCAAGTCATGGGAATCAAAATGACCTTGTATAGAATTTCCAAAGACTCTTTAATTATTGATGCCCTAATAAGAGCTGCTGAGAAAGGAAAGCAAGTCATGGCTCTAGTTGAACTAAAAGCAAGATTTGATGAAGATAATAATATCCAATGGGCAAAACAATTAGAGCAAGCTGGAGTGCATGTTGTCTATGGAGTAATTGGACTAAAAACTCATACAAAAATCGCTTTGATTATAAGAAAAGAAAAAAACAGATTAAGAACATACTTTCATATTGGGACTGGTAATTATAATTCGAAGACGTCTAAAACATATACAGATTTTGGCTTACTGTCTTGCCAACCTGAACTTGGTCAAGATCTTATTGAACTATTTAATTATCTGACTGGATTTGCTAAACAACAATCCTACAGAAAATTATTAGTTGCACCGGTAACTCTTAGAAGTGGAATAGAAAAACTAATAAAAAGAGAAATCAATTATGCAAAAAATGGCTTACCAGCCAAGATAATAGCCAAAATGAACTCCCTAGTTGATCCAGAAATCATAAAATTACTTTATATAGCATCGCAGGAAGGAGTAAAAATTGAACTTATAATTAGAGGAATGTGCTGCCTATACCCTCAGAAAAAAGGGTTAAGCGAAAATATAAAAGTAACAAGCATTATTGGTAGATTTTTAGAACATTCAAGAATCTTTTGGTTTAATAACGATGGAGATGCAGAAGTATTTATTGGTAGTGCAGATTGGATGAGGCGTAATTTAGATAGAAGAGTTGAAGCAGTTACACCTATTGAAGAGAATAAGATTAAAAAAGAAATTAAACATTTATTAGATTCTTATTTAGAAGCAAATCAAGACTCTTGGAACATGCAAAGTGATGGAAGCTATACCAAGAATCAAATTTTGAATGATAAGAAAAAATATATTCAAGAAAAAATTATTAAGCTATACAAAAAAGAAGAAAATTAA
- a CDS encoding RpoD/SigA family RNA polymerase sigma factor: MGIPLESAKEISDVSSGKSNSASTSQKLSASTVSSQKSRSSRRQSNRLATDAIGFYLTSIGRVPLLTPAEEIELAHHVQQMKDLLNLPLEERSTRQKHKIKMGKRARDRMMAANLRLVVSVAKKYQNQGLELLDLVQEGAIGLERAVDKFDPAMGYKFSTYAYWWIRQGMTRAIDNSARTIRLPIHISEKLSKMRRISRELSHRFGRQPNRLELANAMGIEPQDLEDLVSQSAPCASLDAHARGEEDRSTLGELIPDPNSDEPMEGMDRSIQKEHLGGWLSQLNEREQKIMRLRFGLDGEEPLTLAEIGRQINVSRERVRQLEAKAILKLRVMTTHQNAA, translated from the coding sequence ATGGGGATCCCGCTGGAATCTGCCAAGGAAATTTCTGATGTTTCATCGGGAAAATCTAATTCGGCAAGCACAAGTCAAAAACTATCTGCATCAACTGTAAGTAGTCAAAAATCTCGAAGTTCTAGAAGACAAAGTAATCGTCTAGCTACTGATGCGATAGGTTTTTATCTAACAAGTATTGGCAGAGTCCCACTTCTGACTCCTGCAGAAGAAATTGAGCTTGCTCATCATGTTCAACAAATGAAAGATTTGTTGAATCTTCCTCTTGAAGAACGCTCTACCCGCCAGAAGCACAAAATAAAAATGGGTAAACGGGCAAGAGATCGCATGATGGCTGCAAATCTTAGACTTGTTGTAAGTGTTGCAAAAAAATATCAAAATCAAGGTCTCGAATTACTCGATTTAGTTCAAGAAGGTGCCATTGGATTAGAAAGAGCTGTTGATAAATTTGATCCTGCAATGGGTTATAAATTCTCAACCTATGCGTACTGGTGGATAAGGCAAGGGATGACTCGTGCCATTGATAACAGTGCTAGAACTATTCGACTGCCAATACACATCAGCGAAAAACTTTCAAAAATGCGCCGCATATCGCGTGAATTATCTCATCGATTTGGGAGGCAACCAAATCGACTCGAGTTGGCAAACGCAATGGGAATTGAACCTCAAGATCTAGAAGATCTAGTGTCTCAAAGTGCACCATGTGCCTCTCTTGATGCTCATGCAAGAGGCGAAGAAGATCGTAGTACTCTTGGAGAATTAATTCCAGACCCAAATTCTGATGAACCCATGGAAGGGATGGATAGAAGTATTCAAAAAGAACATCTCGGAGGCTGGTTATCTCAATTAAATGAGAGAGAGCAAAAAATCATGAGACTTCGCTTTGGACTTGATGGAGAAGAACCACTTACTCTAGCTGAAATTGGAAGACAGATAAACGTTTCTAGAGAACGTGTAAGACAACTTGAGGCTAAAGCAATTTTAAAATTGAGGGTAATGACTACTCATCAAAACGCTGCCTAA
- a CDS encoding diacylglycerol/polyprenol kinase family protein, which translates to MPIQIAVFVIALWIIIILLIAFLCKRYFPKQEELSRKIIHIGTGPVILLAWLFDIPKNIAFLSALFITLALGINYQYRLLPAIEDIERKSFGTIAYGISITLLLLLFWPRYASSISIGVLSMAFGDGFAGLIGRSINSPKWSVLGQTKSIVGTLTMTSVVAITTSIISSTNNLGIQPLDILGISLIATFLEQISPWGIDNLTVPIGVTCIGIWLVGI; encoded by the coding sequence TTGCCTATTCAAATAGCTGTTTTTGTTATTGCTTTATGGATAATTATAATTTTATTGATTGCATTTTTATGTAAGAGATATTTTCCTAAACAAGAGGAGTTAAGTAGAAAAATTATTCATATAGGAACAGGGCCCGTAATTCTTTTAGCTTGGTTATTTGATATTCCAAAAAATATAGCTTTCTTATCTGCATTGTTTATCACCCTAGCCTTAGGTATTAATTATCAATATCGTTTATTACCTGCCATTGAAGATATCGAAAGAAAAAGTTTTGGAACAATTGCATATGGCATCAGTATCACACTTTTACTTCTATTATTCTGGCCTCGCTACGCATCATCTATTTCCATTGGAGTCCTATCAATGGCTTTTGGTGATGGATTCGCGGGTTTAATCGGAAGATCTATTAACTCTCCAAAATGGTCAGTACTTGGTCAAACAAAATCGATTGTTGGAACATTAACAATGACATCAGTAGTAGCCATAACTACTTCAATTATCTCTTCAACTAATAATTTAGGCATACAACCACTAGATATTTTAGGTATATCACTCATAGCAACTTTTTTAGAACAAATAAGTCCTTGGGGCATTGATAATCTAACTGTTCCTATTGGAGTAACTTGTATTGGAATATGGTTAGTAGGAATATAA
- a CDS encoding 3-deoxy-7-phosphoheptulonate synthase gives MSTSSYFSMVDSTSDLHVVETRPLMSPALIHRDLPLDKASSGVVSTTRNKIQSILHGNDPRILVIVGPCSVHDVDAAIEYANRLAPLRERYSQKLEIVMRVYFEKPRTTVGWKGLINDPHLDNSYDINTGLRKARGLLLDLAKAGMPAATELLDPVVPQYIADLISWTAIGARTTESQTHREMASGLSMPVGYKNGTDGTATIAINAMQAASKPHHFLGINHDGHASIVSTTGNPNGHLVLRGGKNGTNYHLDAINLIADELAQFNMPGKVMVDCSHGNSNKDFRRQSEVLKDVAAQIRGGSKNLMGVMIESHLVEGNQKLNSDLSKLTYGQSVTDACINFSTTEILLEELAESVK, from the coding sequence ATGTCCACCTCATCATATTTTTCAATGGTGGATAGCACCTCCGACCTTCATGTGGTCGAGACTCGTCCATTAATGTCACCAGCATTAATTCATAGAGATTTGCCTTTAGATAAGGCATCCTCTGGAGTTGTCTCTACTACTCGCAATAAGATTCAATCAATTCTTCATGGTAATGATCCAAGAATTTTGGTCATTGTTGGACCGTGTTCGGTTCATGATGTTGATGCGGCCATTGAATATGCAAATCGTTTAGCCCCATTGAGGGAGAGATATAGTCAAAAGCTTGAGATTGTTATGCGTGTTTACTTTGAGAAACCACGCACAACTGTTGGCTGGAAAGGACTTATTAATGACCCTCATCTTGATAATTCTTACGATATTAATACTGGCTTAAGAAAGGCAAGAGGTCTATTACTTGATTTAGCCAAAGCAGGAATGCCGGCTGCAACTGAATTACTTGATCCAGTTGTTCCTCAATATATTGCTGATTTAATTAGTTGGACTGCTATTGGAGCAAGAACGACAGAGAGTCAGACTCATCGTGAAATGGCGTCTGGATTATCAATGCCGGTTGGTTATAAGAATGGTACTGATGGGACAGCTACGATTGCGATTAATGCAATGCAAGCGGCCTCAAAACCTCATCATTTTTTAGGAATTAATCATGATGGTCATGCCTCAATAGTTAGTACTACAGGTAATCCAAATGGTCATCTTGTTTTAAGAGGTGGTAAGAATGGAACTAACTACCATCTTGATGCAATTAATTTAATTGCAGATGAATTAGCACAATTTAATATGCCTGGAAAAGTGATGGTTGATTGTAGTCATGGTAATTCTAATAAAGATTTTCGTAGACAATCAGAAGTTTTAAAAGACGTAGCAGCACAGATAAGAGGTGGATCAAAGAATCTAATGGGCGTAATGATAGAAAGTCATCTTGTTGAGGGTAATCAGAAATTAAATTCAGATTTGTCAAAACTTACCTATGGGCAAAGTGTTACGGATGCATGCATAAACTTTTCTACAACTGAAATTTTATTAGAAGAACTAGCTGAATCGGTCAAATAA
- the acnB gene encoding bifunctional aconitate hydratase 2/2-methylisocitrate dehydratase — protein MLKDYLSHVAEREALGIPPLPLDAKQTQVLTELLEKPDQGIDQNFLLDLLVNRIPPGVDQASYVKATWLSSIAQEESKSPLVNPLKATELLGTMIGGYNVAALIEILKSNNKELATSACNALSNTLLVYDALNDILELAKTNIYAKKVINSWSNGEWFTNKQPLAQEITVTVFKVEGETNTDDLSPATHATTRPDIPLHALAMLETRDPNGLRTIEELKKKGYPIAYVGDVVGTGSSRKSAINSVLWHTGQDIPYVPNKRGSGVVIGGKIAPIFFNTAEDSGALPIECDVSNLKTGDVITIFPYKGEVRRSKNETNSGELLSKFDLKPQTITDEVRAGGRIPLMIGRALTDKVRTKLKLPPSTLFIRPGQPPASKYGFTQAQKMVGKACGLEGVLPGASCEPIMTTVGSQDTTGPMTRDEMKELACLGFSADLVMQSFCHTAAYPKPVDIKTQKELPDFFAERGGIALKPGDGIIHSWLNRMLLPDTVGTGGDSHTRFPLGISFPGGSGVVAFAAAIGSMPLDMPESVLVRFTGSLQTGVTLRDVVNAIPWMAIQQGLLTVAKANKVNVFNGKILEIEGLPNLKLEQAFELTDASAERSCAGCTIQLSESTISEYLKSNIVLLKNMIARGYQDSRTISRRIKEMEYWLKKPNLLSADSNAQYSETIEIDLNELKEPVLACPNDPDNVKLLSEVAGTPIQEVFIGSCMTNIGHYRAAAKILEGEGKISARLWVCPPTRMDEEILKKEGYYEIFEKAGSRMEMPGCSLCMGNQARVEDNSTVFSTSTRNFNNRLGKGAQVFLGSAELAAVCALLGHIPTTDEYLAIASKKVSPITDEIYRYLNFNEIPNFIEDGRVITKEEEASILQT, from the coding sequence ATGCTAAAAGATTACTTATCACATGTTGCAGAAAGAGAAGCTTTGGGGATCCCTCCACTTCCTTTAGATGCAAAACAGACTCAAGTTTTAACAGAGTTATTAGAAAAACCAGATCAAGGTATCGATCAAAACTTCTTACTTGATCTTCTTGTTAATCGAATTCCTCCCGGAGTTGATCAAGCCTCTTATGTCAAAGCGACTTGGCTTAGCTCAATTGCTCAAGAAGAATCAAAAAGTCCGTTAGTAAATCCTCTAAAAGCAACTGAGCTTTTAGGTACAATGATTGGCGGATATAATGTAGCAGCGTTAATTGAAATACTAAAATCTAATAATAAAGAATTAGCAACTTCAGCCTGTAATGCACTAAGTAATACTCTTTTAGTTTATGACGCTTTAAACGACATTTTAGAGTTAGCAAAAACTAATATTTATGCAAAAAAAGTTATCAATAGCTGGTCTAATGGAGAATGGTTCACGAATAAACAACCCTTAGCTCAAGAAATAACAGTAACAGTATTTAAAGTTGAAGGAGAAACAAATACAGACGACCTCTCTCCAGCAACTCATGCCACAACAAGACCAGATATTCCTTTACATGCTCTAGCGATGCTAGAAACTCGAGATCCAAATGGTTTAAGGACTATTGAAGAATTAAAAAAGAAAGGATATCCAATTGCATATGTTGGCGATGTCGTTGGAACAGGAAGCTCTAGAAAGTCAGCAATTAACTCAGTCCTGTGGCATACAGGACAAGACATACCTTACGTACCAAATAAAAGAGGGAGTGGGGTTGTAATAGGAGGCAAAATTGCTCCTATTTTCTTTAATACTGCTGAAGATTCAGGTGCACTTCCAATTGAATGCGATGTAAGCAATCTCAAAACAGGTGATGTAATTACTATTTTTCCTTACAAAGGAGAAGTTAGAAGAAGTAAAAATGAGACAAACAGTGGAGAACTTCTATCAAAATTTGACTTAAAACCACAAACTATTACTGATGAAGTAAGAGCGGGTGGGCGAATTCCTTTAATGATTGGAAGAGCTTTGACAGACAAAGTTAGAACAAAATTAAAACTTCCACCCTCTACTCTTTTTATTCGTCCTGGTCAGCCACCTGCATCAAAGTATGGGTTTACACAAGCTCAAAAAATGGTTGGAAAAGCTTGCGGTTTAGAAGGCGTGCTCCCTGGTGCAAGTTGTGAGCCAATAATGACAACAGTTGGTAGTCAAGACACTACTGGTCCGATGACTAGAGATGAAATGAAAGAATTAGCGTGTTTAGGATTTTCTGCTGATTTAGTTATGCAGAGTTTCTGTCATACGGCAGCATATCCCAAGCCTGTTGATATCAAAACTCAAAAAGAACTCCCTGATTTTTTTGCTGAAAGAGGAGGAATAGCATTAAAACCCGGTGATGGAATTATTCACAGTTGGTTAAACAGGATGCTTTTGCCTGACACAGTCGGGACAGGTGGCGATAGTCATACACGATTCCCGTTGGGCATCTCATTTCCAGGAGGTTCGGGAGTAGTGGCATTTGCGGCAGCCATTGGTTCCATGCCTTTAGATATGCCGGAGTCAGTTCTTGTTAGATTTACAGGGTCTTTGCAAACTGGTGTCACTTTAAGAGATGTAGTTAATGCCATTCCGTGGATGGCCATACAACAAGGTCTTCTGACCGTCGCAAAAGCAAACAAAGTTAATGTGTTCAATGGAAAGATATTAGAAATTGAAGGTCTACCAAACCTAAAATTAGAGCAAGCCTTTGAGTTGACTGATGCAAGTGCAGAAAGATCTTGTGCTGGATGTACTATTCAACTGTCTGAATCAACAATCAGTGAGTATTTAAAAAGCAATATTGTTTTACTTAAAAATATGATTGCTAGAGGATATCAAGACTCACGAACAATAAGTAGAAGAATTAAAGAAATGGAATATTGGTTAAAAAAACCAAATTTACTATCAGCCGACTCAAATGCTCAATACTCAGAAACCATCGAAATAGACTTGAATGAACTGAAAGAACCTGTTTTAGCTTGTCCTAATGATCCTGATAACGTCAAACTTTTAAGCGAAGTCGCAGGCACTCCCATTCAAGAGGTTTTTATTGGTTCGTGTATGACTAATATTGGTCATTATCGAGCCGCTGCAAAAATTCTCGAAGGAGAGGGAAAGATATCAGCGCGATTATGGGTATGTCCGCCAACACGAATGGACGAAGAAATTTTGAAAAAAGAAGGATACTACGAGATTTTTGAAAAAGCTGGTAGCCGAATGGAAATGCCTGGTTGTTCTCTATGCATGGGCAATCAAGCTCGTGTAGAAGATAATTCAACTGTTTTCTCAACAAGTACAAGAAATTTCAACAACAGATTAGGGAAAGGAGCTCAAGTGTTCTTAGGAAGTGCAGAATTGGCTGCTGTTTGCGCTTTGTTAGGTCATATCCCTACAACTGATGAATATCTTGCAATAGCTTCCAAAAAAGTTTCACCAATAACTGACGAAATCTACAGATACTTAAACTTTAATGAAATACCAAACTTTATAGAAGATGGTCGTGTAATAACAAAAGAAGAAGAAGCCTCTATTTTACAAACCTAA
- a CDS encoding O-antigen ligase family protein, which produces MINNAYFLNLKNNFSDNVGWTCFQLAVLCLPSSALISCVFLLVALFEGGLKRRDLYWSEYWNYPLVLVTCLMIIGSIRSHTGWLAWLGLFNWLPFFLCFWGLQPYLLTPERRKKCASWLVFGSLPVLITGFGQLWLGWEGPWQIFDGLIIWFISPGGEPLGRLSGLFDYANITAAWLSGVWPFCLASVLHPFIIGRNRAIPCALLIAFISGMILTDSRNAWGAIFLALPIVFGSASWSWLIPFMFICFLPVIIAVLPFFDFGIQQFARSIVPESIWMRLNDMQFVDTRPFEATRIGQWKIAFNLIFEKPWFGWGAAAFSIIYPLRTGLSHGHSHNLPLELAISHGIIVSFLINIFVFSLLLISSFKRIFNNLNLQKNIIVDRAWWTSTLILICFHATDIPLFDSRINILGWILLIGLRCMIYNSTSHNNSLKQFNKVLN; this is translated from the coding sequence ATGATTAATAATGCTTATTTCCTAAATTTAAAAAATAATTTTTCAGACAATGTTGGCTGGACTTGTTTTCAGTTAGCTGTATTGTGTTTGCCGTCCAGCGCGTTAATTTCTTGTGTATTTTTGCTTGTAGCTCTTTTTGAAGGAGGTCTTAAAAGAAGAGATCTCTATTGGAGTGAATACTGGAATTATCCGCTAGTGCTCGTAACTTGTTTGATGATAATTGGTTCAATTCGTTCTCATACCGGCTGGCTAGCTTGGCTTGGTCTTTTTAATTGGTTGCCATTCTTCTTGTGTTTTTGGGGCTTGCAACCATATTTGCTAACTCCTGAAAGAAGAAAAAAATGTGCTTCTTGGCTTGTCTTCGGAAGTCTTCCTGTTTTAATAACAGGCTTTGGTCAGCTATGGCTTGGGTGGGAAGGGCCTTGGCAGATTTTTGATGGTTTAATAATTTGGTTTATTTCTCCAGGAGGAGAGCCACTAGGCAGATTGTCTGGGTTGTTTGATTACGCGAATATTACTGCTGCATGGTTATCGGGTGTATGGCCATTCTGTTTGGCGTCTGTTTTGCATCCTTTTATTATTGGAAGAAACCGTGCTATTCCATGTGCTCTTTTAATTGCTTTTATTTCAGGAATGATTTTGACTGACTCTAGAAATGCATGGGGTGCAATTTTTTTAGCCTTACCAATAGTTTTTGGTTCAGCATCATGGAGTTGGTTAATTCCTTTTATGTTTATTTGCTTTCTTCCGGTGATTATTGCGGTTTTACCATTTTTTGACTTTGGGATTCAACAATTTGCAAGAAGTATTGTTCCTGAATCTATTTGGATGAGGCTAAATGATATGCAATTCGTTGATACTAGACCTTTTGAAGCAACGCGCATTGGTCAATGGAAAATAGCATTTAACTTAATTTTTGAGAAACCATGGTTTGGTTGGGGGGCAGCAGCTTTTTCAATTATTTATCCTTTAAGGACAGGTTTATCTCATGGGCACTCTCATAATTTGCCTTTAGAATTAGCAATTAGTCATGGCATAATAGTCTCTTTTTTAATTAATATATTTGTGTTTAGCTTATTATTAATTTCTTCCTTCAAGAGAATATTTAATAATTTAAATCTTCAAAAAAATATTATAGTAGATCGAGCTTGGTGGACCTCTACGTTAATTCTTATTTGTTTTCATGCGACAGACATTCCACTCTTTGATAGCAGAATAAATATCTTAGGTTGGATATTATTGATAGGTCTTAGATGTATGATCTATAATTCTACGAGCCACAATAATTCATTAAAACAATTTAATAAAGTATTAAATTAA
- the purU gene encoding formyltetrahydrofolate deformylase yields the protein MSIKTVILQFICPDKPGLVSDLASWIASKNGNIRHADHHTDADAKLFLSRIEWDLDGFLLDKNEITSEVNLLEQRLNGKAVLSFSDDFPNVAIFVSKQSHCLVDLLWRVKAGELCMNVPLVISNHSDLEEICSNFSIPFKLIQVNKNNKADSESKILDLLHEYNIDLGVLAKYMQILSSSFLEQFPNLINIHHSFLPAFKGAQPYHQAWDRGVKLIGATAHYVTKDLDAGPIIEQTISNVSHRDEVSDLIRKGRDLERVALARALRLHLKRQVIVYRGRTAVFT from the coding sequence GTGAGCATCAAAACAGTTATTTTGCAGTTCATTTGTCCTGATAAGCCAGGACTTGTAAGTGATTTGGCAAGTTGGATAGCGAGTAAAAATGGCAATATTAGACATGCTGATCACCATACAGATGCAGATGCAAAATTGTTTCTAAGTCGCATTGAGTGGGATTTAGATGGATTTCTGCTTGATAAAAACGAAATCACCTCTGAGGTAAATTTACTGGAGCAAAGATTGAATGGAAAAGCGGTCTTGAGCTTCTCTGATGATTTTCCTAATGTTGCAATCTTTGTTAGTAAGCAGAGTCATTGTTTAGTTGATCTTTTATGGAGAGTTAAGGCAGGCGAATTGTGTATGAATGTACCTTTAGTTATCTCAAATCATTCAGATTTAGAGGAAATTTGCTCGAATTTTTCCATTCCCTTTAAGCTCATACAAGTAAATAAAAATAATAAAGCAGATTCCGAAAGTAAAATTTTAGATTTACTACATGAGTACAACATTGATTTAGGTGTTTTGGCTAAATATATGCAAATTTTAAGTAGTTCTTTTTTAGAGCAGTTTCCAAATCTCATTAATATTCATCATTCTTTCCTTCCTGCTTTTAAAGGGGCTCAACCATATCATCAAGCTTGGGATAGAGGAGTAAAATTAATTGGTGCAACAGCGCATTATGTCACTAAGGATCTTGATGCTGGTCCCATAATTGAACAGACTATATCTAACGTGAGTCATCGTGATGAAGTATCAGATTTAATAAGAAAGGGTAGAGATTTGGAGCGAGTCGCTTTAGCAAGAGCTTTAAGATTGCATTTAAAAAGACAAGTTATTGTTTATAGAGGCAGAACGGCTGTATTTACATGA